The genomic region TCAACTTCGCTGCCGAGAGTCACGTCGACCGTTCGATCGATGGCCCCGCCGCGTTCGTGCAGACCAATGTCGTCGGTACGCTGGGCCTGCTCGAATGCGCCCGCGACTACTGGAAAAGCCTCGAAGGCCCGGGTCGCGATGCATTCCGTTTCCTGCACGTGTCCACGGATGAAGTCTACGGTTCGCTCGGCGACACCGGCAAGTTCACCGAGACCACGCCCTACGCCCCGAATTCGCCGTATTCCGCATCCAAGGCGGCGTCCGACCATCTGGTCCGCGCCTTCCACCATACCTACGGTTTGCCGGTCCTCACCACCAACTGTTCCAACAACTACGGCCCGTACCAGTTTCCGGAAAAGCTCATTCCGCTGATCATCGCCAAAGCGCTGGCCGGCGAGTCGCTGCCGGTCTACGGCGACGGCCGCAACGTACGCGATTGGCTGTACGTGGGCGATCACTGCAGCGCGATCCGAGCGGTGCTCGAACGCGGGCGCGTCGGCGAGGTCTACAACGTCGGCGGCGATGCCGAACGCGAAAATATCGTGGTCGTGAAGACGATCTGCGCATTGCTGGATCAACGCCATCCGCTTGCCGATGGCCGGGCGCGCGAATCGCTGATCACTTATGTCAAGGACCGTCCCGGCCACGACCGCCGCTACGCCATCGATGCTTCGAAACTGCAGGGCGAACTCGGCTGGATGCCGTCGATGACCTTCGAGCAGGGCATCGCACGTACCGTCGACTGGTATCTCGATCAGCAGGCATGGGTCAATCGCGTGCTCGACGGCAGCTATCGCCTGGAACGCATCGGAGGCGTGGCATGACCGCGCGCAAAGGCATCATTCTCGCGGGCGGTTCCGGCACGCGCCTGTATCCGATCACCCAGGCGATCAGCAAGCAACTGCTGCCGGTCTACGACAAACCGATGATCTATTACCCGCTCAGTGTCCTGATGCTGGCGGGTATCCGCGAAGTGCTGGTGATCAATACGCCGCACGAACAGGCGCTGTTCAAGGCGCTGCTCGGCGACGGCTCGCAGTGGGGCATGCGCATCGAATACGCGGCGCAACCGAGCCCGGACGGGTTGGCGCAGGCCTATCTGATCGGCCGCGAATTCGTCAACGGCCAACCCAGCTGCCTGATGCTGGGCGACAACATCTTTCACGGCCCGGGACTGACCCACATGCTCAAGGAAGCCGACGCCCTGCAAGATGGCGCGACCGTCTTCGGCTACTGGGTCAGCGATCCGGAGCGCTATGGCGTGGCCGAATTCGACGCCGGCGGCAAAGTGATCGGCCTCGAGGAAAAGCCCGCAAAGCCGAAATCGCATTACGCCGTGACCGGCCTGTATTTCTACGACGGCCGCGCCAGCGATTTCGCAGCGGATCTCAAGCCGTCTCCTCGCGGTGAGTTGGAAATCACCGATCTCAACCGGCGTTATCTCGACGAGGGTTCGCTGCATCTGCAGCAGCTCGGCCGTGGCTATGCATGGCTGGATACCGGCACGCACCAGTCGCTGCTCGAAGCTTCGAATTACATCGAAACCATCGAAGCACGACAGGGGCTGCGCGTGTGCTGCCCCGAGGAAATCGCCTGGAGCAACGGCTGGATCGATGCCGCGCAGTTGGAAGCGTTGGCCAAGCCGCTGGCCAAGAACGGCTATGGTCAATACCTGCTCGGCCTTGCCGAGCGCGGTTTCGTTCCGTGAGTGCTGCGTACGCATGAAGATCATCGAAACCGATCTGCCGGGCTGCGTCGTGATCGAACCGCAGGTGTTCGGCGACAGCCGTGGATTTTTCTTCGAATCGTTCAACCGCGACAAATTCCTTGCGCACGGCCTGGCAATTCCGGAATTCGTGCAGGGCAACGTTTCGTCGTCCGCACGCGGCGTGCTGCGCGGCCTGCACTATCAATGGCCGAAGCCGCAGGGCAAATTCGTGTCGGTGATCGAAGGCGAGGTGTGGGACGTGGCGGTCGATATCCGTCGCGGTTCGCCGACCTTCGGCCGCTGGACCGCCGTATTGCTGAACGACCGGAACCGCCGCCATTTCTGGATTCCCGCCGGCTTCGCGCATGGTTTCGTGACCTTGAGCGAGCGAGCGGTGTTCACCTACCTGTGCACCGAAACCTACGACCGCGACGCCGATGCCGGCGTGCGCTGGAACGATGCCGCGTTCGCCATCGACTGGCCGGTCACGGCGCCGGTTCTGTCCGACAAGGACGCGAAAGCGCCATTCCTCGCCGATATCGCCGAAGAACGCTTGCCGTGCCGCGTCGGCTGAGGGCGCCCGCATGAAGATCCTGTTGTTCGGCGCCAATGGCCAGGTGGGACACGAACTGCGTCGCAGCCTTGCGCCGCTGGGCGGGATCGTCGCCACCACGCGCAGCGGCAGGCTCGATGATGGGGCTCGCTGCGAAGTCGCCGATTTCGACGCGCCGGATGCTTTGCCGGCATTGATCGAGCGCATCGCCCCGGATGTCGTCGTCAACGCAGCCGCCTACACCGCGGTCGATCGCGCGGAATCGGATCGCGATGCCGCATTCCGCGCGAACGCGGAAGCGCCGCAGCGCATCGCCGAAGCCTGCGCCGCGCGCGATGCGCTGCTGGTGCATTACTCCACGGATTATGTGTTCGACGGCACCGGCAAGCGGCCGTATCGCGAGGATGATCCGGCATCGCCGCTCGGTGTCTACGGCGAAAGCAAGCGTGCCGGCGAACTGGCGATTCAAGCCAGCGGCGCCCGCCACATGATTTTCCGCACGGCCTGGGTGTACGCAGCGCACGGCAAGAATTTCATGCGCACGATGCTGCGTCTGGCCGCGGAGCGCGACGAGCTGCGCGTGGTCGCCGATCAGATCGGCACGCCGACGCCCGCAGCGTTGATCGCGGATGTGACGTCGGCCGTGCTCGCGGGCCCTTACAGCCACAGCGGTCTCTGGCACCTCACCGCGTCCGGCGAAACCAGCTGGCATGGGTTCGCCGAAGCCATCGTCGGATCCGCGCACGCTCGCGGGTTGCTTGCCACCGCGACTCGCGTCGTGCCGATTGCGACGAGCGACTACCCGACGCCAGCTCGACGACCAGCCTATTCGCGCCTCGATACGACGCGTCTTTCATCCGATTTCGCGCTCGATCTTCCCGACTGGCGAGTAGCCTTGACGAAGACGATCGCTGAACTCGTGCCTTGACCCACAAGCAGAACCACTGTACTCCGAGCCATATAGGAAATTTCATGAAACTCATCGCTGGTGCCCTTTCTGCTGTAATGCTCCTGCTGCCGGTTGCGGTGGTCGCGCAAACCGTCAAGCCGCACGACATCGAGGATTTCATACGCGAGGATAAATTCAGAGACATCGCGGTGTCGCCGAAGGGCACATACATTGCGGTGACCGTGCCGGCCGAAGACAAGACCGTGCTGCTGTTGCTCAAGCCGGGCGATTCCAACCCGCCGACGCGGATCAACGTCGCCGGCAAGAAAACCCATATCGTGGATGTCATCTGGGTGAGCGATGACCGTCTGATTTATTCGGTGGCATTGAAAGACCAGTTGGACGAGAAGCCCAGCTACACCGGCGAATTGTTCGCGATCAATGCGGACGGCTCGAAGTCCAAACAACTGGCGGGCTATATCCGGGACGATGCGATGATCGTCGGCCGTGCCGGTGGTCAGGCGGCCAAGGAAACCGTGTTCATGTCCATCATCAACACGCTTCCGGACGACGACGAAAATGTCATCGCCTCGGTGTACCGCAACGGATCGGACTACACGACGGTCGAGCGGGTCAACGTCTATAGTGGCACGCGCTTGCGACTTTCCCAGGCGCCAGTCACGAACGCCAATTTCATCACCGACAACACCGGCTTTGCCCGCTTCGTGGTAGGCGCCAGGAAGGATCAATTCTCGAAGCTCTACCACCGCAAATCGGAAGACGACAAGTGGGAGCTGATCAACGATGAGGGCGTCAGCGGCAAGGTGGTTTCGCCGATCGGCTTTTCCGCCGACAACAGCGTCGCCTATCTCGTCAGTCAGGAAAAGACCGGACCGGATGTCGTCCTCGAATACGACGTCGCGACAGGCACATCCAAAGTCGTGGCCCGTGATGCGTTGGCGGATCCGACGGGTCGGATCAACGCCGTCGGAAAGCGTCACATCATCGGCGTCTACTACGCCGGTTCGACCCCGCGTTACGAGTATTTCGCGCCGGATTCGGCGGATGCGAAGGCTCATCGCGCGCTGCAGAAGGCGTTTCCAGGTCAGGTGATCGTCGCCAGATCGGAAGCCACCGCGAAGAAAGAAGTGCTGATCTACGCATACGGCGATCGCGAGCCGGGCGGTTATTACGCGATGAATCTCGAAACCCGCAAGGTATCCCCGGTGATGTACACCGCAGACTGGCTCGACCCCCAGCGACTGGGCACCATGCGCGACATGGTGTTCGAGGCCCGCGATGGTCGCAAGATTCCAGTCCTGCTGACGTTGCCGCCGGGGAGCAACGGCAAGAATCTGCCGCTCGTGGTCCACCCTCACGGCGGCCCATACGCTGGAGACGAGTGGAGCTACAACGTCGATGTGCAGGTGCTCGCCGCGCACGGTTATGCGGTGCTGCAAGTCAACTTCCGCGGTTCCACAGGCTACGGTCGGGAACACGAGTTCGCCGGCTATAAACAGTGGGGGCTGAAGATGCAGGACGACCTGACCGATGCCACGCGCTGGGCGATCGCGCAGGGTGTCGCCGACAAGGATCGCATCTGCATCTTCGGCGCCAGCTACGGCGGTTATGCCTCGTTGATGGGAGTGGCGAAAGAGCCTGCGCTGTACAAGTGCGCCGTTGGCCAGGTCGGCGTTTACGATCTTGGACGGTTCAAATCGGAAGATTCGCTCAGAAGCGACAATCTGCGGCGATACCACGAGGAGGTGATGAACGATGGCGAGCTCAGCCCGCTTTCGCCCAACCACATCGCCGACAGGATCAAGGTGCCCGTTTTTCTGTCTTCTGGCCATGAAGATGCGAGAGTGCCGATCGAGCATAGCGAGATGATGGAAACGGCGCTCAAGAAAGCCGGCGTACCGGTCGAAACCCTTTATTTCAAGACCGAAGGCCATGGCATCTACAAGCTCGAGCATCGGCGCGAGTTCTACGCCAAGTTGCTGATGTTTCTGCAGAAGAACATCGGCGGACGCGCACCGCTGGTGGTCGCCCCCGCCAAGTGAGTCGCGGATCGCCCTGAACATACATCCGGCGCCTTCGGGCGCCGGCCATGACTGGCAGCACGGGTGCCGGGCCATGGGTATCCGGTAGAGTCCGCGCCAGATTAGACCGGGATTCCGCCATGCACCCACGTTCCGTACTGCTTGCCGCTTCACTGCTGTTGTCCACTGTCGCGCAGGCGCAGGCGCAGGCGCCTGCGTCTCCGACGACGCAGGCGGCGCCCCACAACATCGCGGATTTCATCCGCGACGACCGTTTCGTCGACGTGAAGATTTCGCCGAAGGGGACCTACGTCGCCGCCACCGTGCCGTTGACCGACGACGACAAGACGGTGATGGTGATTCTGAAACCCGGCCAGAAAGAGCCGTACGGCCACGTCACGCTGAAGGAGCCGAACACCCATGTCGCCCAGTTCTGGTGGATCAGCGACAACCGTCTGCTGTTCACCATCGGTGAGCGCGCGGGTGGCCTCGAACAGCCGGTGAGCTACGGCGAAATCTGGGGTACGAATGCGGATGGTTCCAAACAGGGAATCGTCGCCGGGGCCAGGGCCAGCACCTCCGCGTCCCGCTCGGGCGGCAAAGCGCGCGCAGAATCCGTGTCGATCGAGATGGTCGATACGCTGATCGACGACGACGACAATGTGCTGGTGACCGTCACGCCGTTCGCTTCCGGAGAAATTCCGTTCACCACGCTCGAACGCATGAACGTGTTCACCGGCACGCGCAAGCCGGTGGCGCGCGCGCCCGTGCGCGGCGCGTCGTTCCTCACCGATCTCAGTGGTCGGGCCAGGTTCGCCTCCGGCATCAACCGCGACTACGAATCGGTGCTGTACTACCGCAAGGACGACAAGTCGGAATGGAAGGTGATCAACGACGAGTCGATCAGCGGCAATGCGATCTCGGCCCTCGGCTTCAGCGCCGAT from Lysobacter sp. harbors:
- the rfbC gene encoding dTDP-4-dehydrorhamnose 3,5-epimerase produces the protein MKIIETDLPGCVVIEPQVFGDSRGFFFESFNRDKFLAHGLAIPEFVQGNVSSSARGVLRGLHYQWPKPQGKFVSVIEGEVWDVAVDIRRGSPTFGRWTAVLLNDRNRRHFWIPAGFAHGFVTLSERAVFTYLCTETYDRDADAGVRWNDAAFAIDWPVTAPVLSDKDAKAPFLADIAEERLPCRVG
- a CDS encoding S9 family peptidase, yielding MKLIAGALSAVMLLLPVAVVAQTVKPHDIEDFIREDKFRDIAVSPKGTYIAVTVPAEDKTVLLLLKPGDSNPPTRINVAGKKTHIVDVIWVSDDRLIYSVALKDQLDEKPSYTGELFAINADGSKSKQLAGYIRDDAMIVGRAGGQAAKETVFMSIINTLPDDDENVIASVYRNGSDYTTVERVNVYSGTRLRLSQAPVTNANFITDNTGFARFVVGARKDQFSKLYHRKSEDDKWELINDEGVSGKVVSPIGFSADNSVAYLVSQEKTGPDVVLEYDVATGTSKVVARDALADPTGRINAVGKRHIIGVYYAGSTPRYEYFAPDSADAKAHRALQKAFPGQVIVARSEATAKKEVLIYAYGDREPGGYYAMNLETRKVSPVMYTADWLDPQRLGTMRDMVFEARDGRKIPVLLTLPPGSNGKNLPLVVHPHGGPYAGDEWSYNVDVQVLAAHGYAVLQVNFRGSTGYGREHEFAGYKQWGLKMQDDLTDATRWAIAQGVADKDRICIFGASYGGYASLMGVAKEPALYKCAVGQVGVYDLGRFKSEDSLRSDNLRRYHEEVMNDGELSPLSPNHIADRIKVPVFLSSGHEDARVPIEHSEMMETALKKAGVPVETLYFKTEGHGIYKLEHRREFYAKLLMFLQKNIGGRAPLVVAPAK
- the rfbB gene encoding dTDP-glucose 4,6-dehydratase, encoding MSTWLVTGGAGFIGGNFVLDAVDSGVRVINLDALTYAGNLDTLAALAGNPAHVFVKGDIGDRDLLAELFAEHRPDAVINFAAESHVDRSIDGPAAFVQTNVVGTLGLLECARDYWKSLEGPGRDAFRFLHVSTDEVYGSLGDTGKFTETTPYAPNSPYSASKAASDHLVRAFHHTYGLPVLTTNCSNNYGPYQFPEKLIPLIIAKALAGESLPVYGDGRNVRDWLYVGDHCSAIRAVLERGRVGEVYNVGGDAERENIVVVKTICALLDQRHPLADGRARESLITYVKDRPGHDRRYAIDASKLQGELGWMPSMTFEQGIARTVDWYLDQQAWVNRVLDGSYRLERIGGVA
- the rfbD gene encoding dTDP-4-dehydrorhamnose reductase, producing the protein MKILLFGANGQVGHELRRSLAPLGGIVATTRSGRLDDGARCEVADFDAPDALPALIERIAPDVVVNAAAYTAVDRAESDRDAAFRANAEAPQRIAEACAARDALLVHYSTDYVFDGTGKRPYREDDPASPLGVYGESKRAGELAIQASGARHMIFRTAWVYAAHGKNFMRTMLRLAAERDELRVVADQIGTPTPAALIADVTSAVLAGPYSHSGLWHLTASGETSWHGFAEAIVGSAHARGLLATATRVVPIATSDYPTPARRPAYSRLDTTRLSSDFALDLPDWRVALTKTIAELVP
- the rfbA gene encoding glucose-1-phosphate thymidylyltransferase RfbA; this translates as MTARKGIILAGGSGTRLYPITQAISKQLLPVYDKPMIYYPLSVLMLAGIREVLVINTPHEQALFKALLGDGSQWGMRIEYAAQPSPDGLAQAYLIGREFVNGQPSCLMLGDNIFHGPGLTHMLKEADALQDGATVFGYWVSDPERYGVAEFDAGGKVIGLEEKPAKPKSHYAVTGLYFYDGRASDFAADLKPSPRGELEITDLNRRYLDEGSLHLQQLGRGYAWLDTGTHQSLLEASNYIETIEARQGLRVCCPEEIAWSNGWIDAAQLEALAKPLAKNGYGQYLLGLAERGFVP